A stretch of DNA from Pangasianodon hypophthalmus isolate fPanHyp1 chromosome 2, fPanHyp1.pri, whole genome shotgun sequence:
TACTTGTTTCCATGgcaatgtgtgtttatggtgaGAGCGGGCTAAAGTCCCGGATGTTGTTAATGCCTAGCGACGCCCCTGGTAACATCAACCAAAAACCGCATGTTAATGTTTCTGTACGGACTTTTCCAACATATCTGAGGATCCTTTCAAATGAATGTCGTAGCACAATGGATACTACACTAGGAGATGATCTGCTGGATCTCAGAGCCTCTGAGCTGGTTAGGAGTGTGTTAGACCCTCAGTGCTCGGTGACTCGCGCGCCAGAACCGGACAGCAAACAGCTCGGGTTTGAGATCAGGAACATCGACTGGGTCGCTTGCAAAGACTTTACAGTCAGTGGAGGAAAAACCCAGATCGAGGAGTACATGAGCACCTGGGAGGTGGAGCCGAGGTGGCTGTTCAGCGTGGAGTTCGTGCAGGAAAGTGAGCTGGAGTTTGAGAAGCAGTTCCACTACAGGGCGCTGTGGAGCATGCCGACCCGCCGGCGCCCTGTAGCTCACAGCACAGCGTGTGTTTCCTTCACCATCAGCCTCTCCAAAAGCAAACCGCCCACGACTCCTGTGCTCGTCACATTTCAGCTAGAATCCAGCCAGACGGTGCATACTCCGGGAAAAACCCGATTCCGCGAGAAATGGCTGAAGGACGTGATAGAGAGCAAGGCACTGCTTATGGATACCATCACTTTTTAAACTAatataaacacttcatcatttgcatttaattcgATTGCATTGTGCTTCAAACTCTGCATTGTGCATgttataaaatctatttatataaatacaaatacaaagctCTTTGCTTTCTCAAATGTAGAAAGCTTTCCTGCATTAATATTACTGTGCTACTGTGTCTGCACTTAACTTTCAGTAACAAAGTAGAATTCAGTGATTGCTGTCTGTATCCATCTCCATCCTGCTTCAgtgactctctctcacacacacacacacacacatcttgaaTTTCTCACTAGAAGTGTCTGTAAATCGTTATACTGTCTCAAACAACCATTGCTGATAAAATTAACTATAGCTGCACTTTGGTCACTGTATGTAGTTAAAACTATTATAGAATCATGAATAGCCAAAGGCGAAAAGTAAGACTTAAGCTCTATTCTAGCCTAATTTTCACCCATGGGCCctcaatatacactcactgggcactttattaggaactaattcatgcaattatctaatcagccaatcctgtggcagcagtgcagtgcataaaatcatgcagatacgggtcaGCAACTTCatgtaatgttcacatcagccatcagaatgggggaaaaatgtgatctcagtgattctgaccatggcatgattgttggtgacagacaggctggtttgagtatttctataactgctgatctcatggtattttcacacacaacagtctctagagtttattcagttttcttggcacactttgggcctgttaataccaatcactCATCTctttgttgctgaccatgtgcatcccttcactgccacaatttacccatcttctaatggctacttccagcatgataatgcaccatgtcacaaagcaaaagtcatctcaatctggtttcatgaacatgacaatgagttcagtgttcttcagtggccttctcagtcactgGATATGAATctagtagaacacctttgggatgtggtagaacaggagatttgtaacatgaaagtgcacctgcaAAAtatgcaggaattgcgtgatgcagtcgtgtcaacatggaccagaatctcaaagtaATGTTTCCAATATCTTGTggatccatgccacaaagaattgaggctgttttgagagtaaAGGGAGGCTCTACCTattattagtgtagtgttcctaataaagtgctctgtgaatGTAATCTTTGTTATTCATATGCACCATTGTATACACTATTTTAGTGAGGTGTCCATATTCGGTGATCATAGCCTATAACTTTCAACATGAAGAAATCCTCctaacaaaatataaagaaaacaaaatgggtTTATAGGTGCACTTTTTTTACTCTGTGCACAGCGGCATTGTTCACTTTGAACAGAATCACCAAGCAGTTTTGTTTATGGCGAATGCTGTATAGGGTGTAGGTGTAAAAATGAAGTTATAACAAAGAATTTCTGGTTGCACCATTcacattatgcaaattatttgtttgtagCTCACACTTCTGAGGTGACACCAGCATATAAAACAGCACTCGATCCAGCACATACTTTTatttagtgttgtttttttatcctTAATGAAGCCAAgagatactaaatcaaggtcatgaaattgtaatgtgtatgtgggatgtaggctttttttttttaaatcccactttAAATTCACTATTTTGAGATAA
This window harbors:
- the akap14 gene encoding A-kinase anchor protein 14 encodes the protein MAMCVYGESGLKSRMLLMPSDAPGNINQKPHVNVSVRTFPTYLRILSNECRSTMDTTLGDDLLDLRASELVRSVLDPQCSVTRAPEPDSKQLGFEIRNIDWVACKDFTVSGGKTQIEEYMSTWEVEPRWLFSVEFVQESELEFEKQFHYRALWSMPTRRRPVAHSTACVSFTISLSKSKPPTTPVLVTFQLESSQTVHTPGKTRFREKWLKDVIESKALLMDTITF